In Halobaculum rubrum, the following are encoded in one genomic region:
- a CDS encoding long-chain-fatty-acid--CoA ligase, which yields MHREMTTLDFLDRGVDVYGDAVGVIAHDGTEYTYAEFGERVDRAAAALSELGIGKGDRVALLSPNTHWFLETLFAINALGAISAPLNYRLLAEDYEYILSDCGARAVIADHEYAGKVESIRDRVPAAAFVANPADRVDGDWRDYESLLEAADPGDVERPDISEDDPATINYTSGTTGDPKGVVRTHRTEHYHALIAAHHTEISDDDAYLWTLPMFHVNGWGYPYTITGVGGTHVCQRHFDGEGAFERIHDHDVTYLCGAPTVLEEMIDHYQSHDIAATGDKPVRIATAASPPPEATIRTVEDELGWNILHVYGLTETGPLITTSNSPRRIESEGRFAVKSRQGNAMLGTELRLVDEDGEDVPPDDRTMGEIIVRGNQVMDRYWNKPERTREAFSGRVEGWFHTGDFATIDERGMISIKDRKKDVIISGGENISSVEVEDALYDHPDIERVAVIGVPHEKWGETPKAIVVHDAGADLSEEGVIEFARDNLAHFKCPTAVEFVDDLPETSTGKIRKVELRESHGDPTE from the coding sequence ATGCATCGAGAGATGACGACGCTCGACTTCCTCGATAGAGGCGTCGACGTCTACGGCGACGCAGTCGGCGTGATCGCTCACGACGGTACCGAGTACACCTACGCCGAGTTCGGCGAGCGAGTCGACCGCGCGGCGGCGGCGCTCTCTGAGCTCGGTATCGGGAAGGGCGACCGTGTGGCACTGCTCTCCCCGAACACGCACTGGTTCCTGGAGACGCTGTTCGCGATCAACGCCCTCGGGGCCATCTCGGCTCCCCTCAACTATCGGCTCCTCGCCGAGGACTACGAGTACATCCTTTCCGACTGCGGGGCCCGAGCGGTCATCGCCGACCACGAGTACGCCGGGAAGGTCGAGTCGATCCGCGACCGAGTCCCCGCCGCGGCGTTCGTTGCGAACCCGGCCGATCGCGTCGACGGCGACTGGCGCGACTACGAGTCACTCCTGGAGGCGGCCGACCCCGGAGACGTCGAGCGCCCCGACATCTCCGAGGACGACCCCGCGACGATCAACTACACGAGCGGGACAACCGGCGACCCGAAGGGCGTGGTCCGAACTCACCGTACCGAGCACTACCACGCGCTGATCGCCGCCCACCACACCGAGATCAGCGACGACGACGCCTACCTCTGGACGCTCCCGATGTTCCACGTCAACGGGTGGGGCTATCCGTACACCATCACCGGCGTCGGCGGTACACACGTCTGCCAGCGTCACTTCGACGGCGAGGGCGCATTCGAGCGCATCCACGACCACGACGTGACGTACCTCTGTGGCGCGCCGACGGTCCTCGAGGAGATGATCGACCACTACCAGAGCCACGACATCGCGGCGACCGGCGACAAACCGGTCAGGATCGCGACCGCGGCCAGCCCGCCGCCGGAGGCCACGATCCGGACCGTCGAGGACGAACTCGGCTGGAATATTTTGCACGTCTACGGACTGACCGAGACCGGCCCGCTGATCACGACGAGCAACTCGCCGCGTCGGATCGAGAGCGAGGGTCGCTTCGCGGTCAAGTCTCGCCAGGGCAACGCCATGCTCGGGACGGAACTGCGCCTCGTCGACGAGGACGGCGAGGACGTCCCTCCCGACGATAGGACGATGGGAGAGATCATCGTCCGCGGGAACCAAGTCATGGACCGCTACTGGAACAAGCCCGAGCGGACCCGAGAGGCCTTCAGCGGCCGGGTCGAGGGGTGGTTCCACACCGGGGACTTCGCCACTATCGACGAACGTGGGATGATCTCGATCAAGGACCGCAAGAAGGACGTCATCATCAGCGGCGGCGAGAACATTTCCAGCGTCGAGGTCGAGGACGCCCTCTACGACCACCCAGACATCGAACGCGTCGCCGTGATCGGAGTCCCCCACGAGAAGTGGGGCGAGACGCCCAAAGCGATCGTCGTGCACGACGCCGGCGCCGACCTCTCCGAGGAGGGGGTCATCGAGTTCGCCCGCGACAACCTCGCGCACTTCAAGTGTCCGACTGCCGTCGAGTTCGTCGACGACCTCCCGGAGACCTCCACGGGCAAGATTCGCAAGGTCGAACTCCGGGAGTCCCACGGGGACCCGACCGAGTGA
- a CDS encoding archaea-specific SMC-related protein, translated as MNVEHADYAPASLTVKNIGGIREASVEFSPGVSILVGRNATNRTSFLQALMATLGSENVAMKGDAEAAEGTLSLGDDTYTRSLRRSSGGIVTDGEPYLDDPTLADLFAFLLESNEARRAVATGQDLRDLIMRPVDTEEIRTSIDQLVRERESLDRKLAEIEDAKGDLPDLEQRRTQLEQQIEEKRAELEAKEEALDGADATVEKTREEKSELEERLEELRTMRSTLDDVRYDLETERESLEALQQERRELSTERDGLPETPTRDIDEIESDVRRLRQRKQQREAEVNELQSVIGFNEEMLEDAGSSALADLVDQETESVTDRLLEDDEVTCWTCGSTVEQEQLETTLSRLRELSQSKVGEVNDLETEISDLQTDKREFERAQRERDRIERRLSEVTTELERTEERIENLQARRDELTEDVEAVEAEVEALESEEYSEILDLHREANRLEYELGTLETDLDRVESDIADVEETIGNKDDVEAQIETVDAEVERLRTKIERIERNAVEQFNDHMDTVLEKLDYDNLDRIWLERIEREVREGRRKETKRVFELHVVRTSESGAAYEDTVDHLSESEREVTGLVFALAGYLAHEVYEDVPFILLDSLEAIDSGRIATLVDYLTDYTGYLLVALLPEDAAALSDEYERITEI; from the coding sequence ATGAATGTAGAACACGCGGACTATGCGCCGGCCTCCCTAACTGTGAAAAACATCGGCGGCATCCGGGAGGCGTCAGTCGAGTTCTCACCGGGGGTCTCCATTCTCGTGGGTCGGAACGCCACCAACCGGACATCGTTCCTGCAGGCCCTCATGGCGACGCTCGGGAGCGAGAACGTCGCGATGAAAGGCGATGCCGAGGCGGCGGAGGGAACACTCTCGCTCGGAGACGACACGTATACCCGCTCCCTCCGACGGAGTTCGGGCGGCATCGTCACCGACGGTGAGCCGTACTTGGACGATCCGACGCTCGCCGATCTGTTCGCGTTCCTGCTCGAATCCAACGAGGCCCGCCGTGCCGTCGCGACGGGGCAGGACTTGCGAGACCTGATCATGCGACCGGTCGATACGGAAGAGATCCGGACCAGTATCGACCAACTCGTCCGAGAGCGGGAATCCCTCGACCGAAAACTCGCCGAGATCGAGGACGCGAAAGGTGATCTCCCCGATCTCGAACAGCGGCGAACCCAACTGGAACAGCAGATCGAGGAGAAACGGGCCGAACTCGAGGCGAAAGAGGAAGCACTGGACGGGGCAGACGCCACCGTCGAGAAAACACGCGAGGAGAAATCCGAACTCGAGGAACGACTCGAGGAACTGCGGACGATGCGCTCCACGCTCGACGACGTCCGATACGACCTCGAGACCGAACGAGAGAGTCTCGAGGCGCTCCAACAGGAGCGCCGAGAGCTATCGACCGAACGGGACGGGTTGCCCGAAACACCGACGCGTGATATCGATGAGATCGAATCGGACGTTCGGCGGCTCCGCCAACGGAAACAGCAACGGGAAGCCGAGGTGAACGAGCTCCAGAGCGTCATCGGGTTCAACGAGGAGATGCTTGAGGACGCCGGCTCGAGTGCCCTCGCCGACCTCGTCGATCAAGAGACCGAGAGCGTCACGGACAGGCTCCTCGAAGACGACGAAGTCACCTGCTGGACCTGTGGCAGCACCGTCGAACAGGAACAGCTCGAAACGACGCTCAGCCGTCTGCGAGAACTCAGCCAGTCGAAAGTCGGCGAGGTGAACGATCTCGAGACCGAGATCAGCGACCTGCAGACGGACAAACGTGAGTTCGAGCGGGCACAGCGCGAACGGGACCGCATCGAACGCCGGCTCTCCGAGGTCACAACCGAACTCGAGCGGACCGAAGAGCGGATCGAGAACCTGCAGGCCCGACGCGACGAGCTGACCGAGGACGTCGAAGCGGTCGAAGCCGAGGTCGAAGCCCTGGAAAGCGAGGAGTACAGCGAGATACTCGACCTCCACAGAGAGGCGAACCGGCTCGAATACGAGCTCGGTACACTCGAGACAGATCTGGACCGCGTCGAGAGCGACATCGCGGACGTCGAAGAGACGATCGGTAACAAAGACGACGTCGAAGCGCAGATCGAAACGGTGGACGCCGAAGTCGAGCGTTTGCGGACGAAAATCGAGCGTATCGAGCGTAACGCCGTCGAGCAATTCAACGACCACATGGACACGGTTCTCGAGAAACTCGATTACGACAACCTCGACCGGATCTGGCTCGAACGCATCGAGCGCGAGGTCCGGGAAGGGCGTCGGAAGGAGACGAAGCGAGTCTTCGAACTCCACGTCGTCCGGACGTCCGAGTCGGGCGCGGCCTACGAGGACACCGTCGATCACCTCTCCGAAAGCGAACGCGAGGTGACCGGACTGGTGTTCGCGCTCGCCGGCTATCTAGCCCACGAGGTATACGAGGACGTCCCGTTCATACTCCTCGACTCCCTCGAGGCGATCGATTCGGGGCGCATCGCGACGCTCGTCGACTATCTCACCGACTACACGGGCTATCTCCTCGTGGCCCTGCTCCCCGAGGACGCGGCGGCCCTCTCGGATGAATACGAGCGGATCACCGAGATCTGA
- a CDS encoding Zn-ribbon domain-containing OB-fold protein → MTDTDSTTTGPLVPEDITADSPFTLPGFFDELTEGRLIAARCTECDTHLLPPRPACYNCGSRAVTLSEQPRTGDVVSYTSVNRPPSAFEQLAPITVAVVELDSSARLTGRVAAPLEEVAIGDRVEFRVLDRESVDIDPDLDLSYEEEWPMHVFEPI, encoded by the coding sequence ATGACAGACACCGATTCCACCACGACGGGACCGCTCGTACCGGAAGACATCACCGCCGACTCGCCGTTCACGCTCCCCGGCTTCTTCGACGAGCTAACTGAGGGCCGGTTGATTGCCGCCCGCTGTACGGAGTGTGATACACACCTGCTGCCGCCTCGCCCCGCCTGTTACAACTGTGGTAGCAGGGCAGTCACGCTATCGGAACAGCCCCGGACCGGCGATGTGGTCTCGTACACATCGGTCAACCGTCCCCCGTCCGCGTTCGAACAGTTGGCGCCGATCACCGTCGCAGTGGTCGAACTTGACTCTTCGGCTCGGCTTACGGGCCGCGTCGCCGCTCCGCTCGAGGAGGTCGCCATCGGGGACCGCGTCGAGTTCCGAGTCCTCGATCGCGAGTCAGTCGATATCGATCCCGACCTGGATCTGTCCTACGAGGAGGAGTGGCCGATGCACGTCTTCGAACCGATTTGA
- a CDS encoding IclR family transcriptional regulator: MSDAPDTNDSRTIAAVDKCCAILDSTHELQGATLTEISEHVGLTPGTVHPHLATLLENQLVTKTDGVYAPSFKFLRVGERRRRENVFFRHATNKIEELAQRINARVQIYVEEFGMGVCIAQTGSHGSIQPPDRVGDQTHLHVIAAGKAMLAEMPDERVSEIVAQHGMPEYTSNTIVEESDLFDALEDISDRGYACNDEEYMSGLGAVGSAVTAKNGDVIGAISAAVPTNRMETSEFADSVPLDVASVANTIELDIQVEKSE; the protein is encoded by the coding sequence ATGTCAGACGCCCCCGACACGAACGATTCACGCACGATCGCGGCGGTAGACAAGTGCTGTGCGATACTCGACTCGACTCACGAACTCCAGGGAGCAACATTGACCGAGATCTCCGAACACGTGGGGTTGACGCCCGGAACGGTCCATCCACACCTCGCTACCCTCCTCGAGAATCAACTGGTCACGAAGACGGACGGCGTCTACGCTCCGAGCTTCAAATTTTTGCGAGTCGGGGAACGCCGTCGTCGGGAAAACGTCTTCTTCAGACATGCTACTAACAAGATAGAGGAGTTGGCACAGAGGATCAACGCCCGGGTCCAGATCTACGTCGAGGAGTTCGGGATGGGCGTTTGTATCGCACAGACCGGAAGTCACGGCAGTATTCAGCCTCCGGACCGAGTCGGGGACCAAACCCACCTCCACGTCATCGCCGCCGGGAAGGCCATGTTGGCGGAGATGCCCGACGAACGGGTATCCGAAATCGTTGCGCAGCATGGAATGCCGGAGTACACCTCGAACACGATCGTCGAGGAGTCGGACCTGTTCGATGCGTTGGAGGATATCTCGGACCGAGGATACGCGTGTAACGATGAGGAATACATGTCGGGACTGGGAGCAGTGGGGTCCGCGGTAACTGCGAAGAACGGAGACGTTATCGGAGCGATCTCTGCGGCTGTGCCGACAAACCGGATGGAAACCTCCGAGTTCGCCGATTCGGTACCGCTCGATGTCGCCAGCGTCGCCAACACGATCGAACTAGACATCCAAGTCGAGAAATCGGAATGA
- a CDS encoding DUF7563 family protein has protein sequence MPECQNCEAHVTERYVRVFAPNDLDNPRVCPSCEDKTRGNHGKIRAKRN, from the coding sequence ATGCCTGAATGTCAAAACTGTGAGGCTCACGTTACTGAGCGATACGTCCGGGTGTTCGCACCGAATGACCTTGACAACCCACGGGTATGCCCGAGCTGTGAGGACAAGACCCGGGGGAATCATGGGAAGATTCGGGCAAAGCGGAACTAA
- a CDS encoding two-component system sensor histidine kinase NtrB: MANAFGETDSSVDRPESGETTARRILEGISTHAIFVLDVDGVITTWPAPAEALYGHDDEAVLGQHVSVLIADDENDAQSDSLSERFFAEPKTQSIELEHWHRRADGSVFWGTLTLSPLGNDTVHGYAAISQDTTTTKEYERMLERQNDRLKEFTDILAHDLRNPLNVIDGNLTMYRETGDEDRLETIDETIDRMVRLVDDLLRVARQGNVVTDPEPVDIGDVIETAWQSMNADSDATLQYESVRSVSSDPDRLREVFANLFRNAVDHGGSDVTVHVGPLDTGFFVEDDGPGIADDHKDQVFDHGFTTSDDGHGYGLSVVRTIINAHGWDIIATDARTGGVRFEITGIDLLG, encoded by the coding sequence ATGGCAAATGCCTTCGGCGAAACCGATTCATCAGTCGATCGGCCTGAATCGGGAGAGACAACCGCTCGTCGTATTCTCGAAGGCATCTCTACTCATGCGATTTTCGTGCTGGATGTCGACGGGGTCATCACCACCTGGCCCGCCCCGGCGGAAGCACTCTACGGACACGACGATGAAGCGGTCCTTGGCCAACACGTGAGCGTGCTGATCGCGGACGACGAGAACGACGCACAATCCGATTCACTGTCCGAGCGGTTCTTTGCGGAACCGAAGACCCAATCGATCGAACTCGAACACTGGCATCGGCGAGCGGACGGCTCCGTGTTCTGGGGAACGCTGACACTGTCGCCGCTGGGAAACGACACTGTTCACGGGTACGCGGCGATCAGTCAGGATACGACGACCACGAAGGAGTACGAGCGAATGCTGGAACGCCAAAACGACCGCCTGAAAGAGTTCACCGATATCCTCGCGCACGATCTGCGGAACCCGCTGAACGTTATCGACGGTAACTTGACCATGTATCGAGAAACCGGCGACGAGGACCGCCTTGAAACGATCGACGAGACGATCGACAGAATGGTTCGACTCGTCGACGATCTCCTGAGAGTCGCACGACAAGGAAACGTTGTTACGGACCCCGAACCTGTCGACATCGGCGACGTTATCGAGACGGCGTGGCAAAGTATGAACGCCGATTCTGACGCGACCCTCCAGTACGAGTCCGTCCGCTCGGTGAGCAGCGACCCCGACAGGCTCCGTGAAGTGTTCGCAAACCTCTTTCGGAACGCCGTCGACCACGGCGGCAGCGACGTGACGGTTCACGTCGGTCCGCTCGACACGGGCTTTTTCGTCGAGGATGACGGCCCCGGAATAGCCGACGACCACAAGGACCAAGTCTTCGATCATGGCTTCACCACGAGCGATGACGGTCACGGATACGGTCTCTCAGTCGTTCGGACGATCATCAACGCCCACGGCTGGGACATCATCGCCACCGACGCACGAACCGGTGGTGTGCGATTCGAGATCACCGGGATCGACCTGCTCGGTTGA
- a CDS encoding HalOD1 output domain-containing protein, translating into MICHVDERNKIELPPFNNTIHADGLDLVFSSRHNGENRDTGLTIPFCYARCEVIVSSEGTLTLIELTDEK; encoded by the coding sequence GTGATCTGCCACGTCGACGAACGAAACAAGATCGAGCTTCCACCATTCAATAATACGATACATGCTGACGGGCTTGATCTCGTTTTTTCCTCCCGCCACAACGGGGAGAATCGGGATACTGGTCTCACGATACCATTTTGTTACGCCAGATGCGAAGTGATAGTTAGTTCCGAGGGGACGCTGACTCTCATAGAACTGACGGACGAGAAGTAA
- a CDS encoding TlpA family protein disulfide reductase: MNRRQTVAAIAGLGLTGGSLWVAQTGLPGMTSRSDTELPLRVETLDARGSTAGETLVPTPGTVTVVDLFATWCAPCDDQLEVLRAIRSEYDDVSFISVTNERPSETFTRADIAAWWNRNGGAWTVGLDPGSELLAAFGAGGLPYIAIVDEHGAIEFGHSGLAGTETLRDQLDPLV; the protein is encoded by the coding sequence ATGAACCGCAGACAGACCGTCGCTGCGATTGCTGGACTCGGGTTGACTGGGGGGAGTCTCTGGGTCGCACAAACCGGGCTTCCCGGTATGACGTCTCGAAGCGACACTGAGCTTCCCCTCCGTGTAGAGACTCTCGATGCACGCGGATCGACGGCAGGTGAGACACTCGTGCCGACGCCTGGAACCGTCACGGTCGTCGATCTCTTCGCGACGTGGTGTGCCCCCTGCGACGACCAGCTCGAAGTGTTGCGCGCGATCCGCTCCGAGTACGACGACGTCTCGTTCATCTCTGTGACGAACGAACGCCCGAGCGAGACGTTCACCAGGGCTGACATCGCCGCGTGGTGGAATCGCAATGGGGGTGCTTGGACTGTCGGGCTGGACCCCGGAAGCGAGCTGTTAGCGGCGTTCGGAGCCGGAGGGCTCCCCTACATCGCCATCGTCGACGAGCACGGAGCGATCGAGTTCGGCCACAGCGGGCTCGCCGGAACAGAGACGCTTCGGGATCAGCTCGATCCGTTGGTGTAA
- the rdfA gene encoding rod-determining factor RdfA, whose product MGDTGSSGRRIKVVRLIEEYDLGSIGAELERRWTTDTDERMSLRDLADHFNRRLLEQAMTDAGMQPLPGEVENTYRLLTDADISVADRTRTRRRLEREDVGIERIERDFVTYQAIRTYLTEYRGAEHTTDDRPRTDVEAENMQRIRGRTLTVTEGKLDQLEKGDHITLGEPRVFVDISVLCEDCGSRYEIGELLERGGCDCDP is encoded by the coding sequence ATGGGTGATACTGGGAGCTCCGGCCGACGGATCAAGGTTGTTCGATTGATCGAGGAGTACGATCTCGGATCGATCGGGGCCGAACTGGAACGGAGATGGACAACCGACACCGACGAGCGGATGAGCCTCCGAGATCTCGCCGACCACTTCAACCGGCGGTTGCTGGAGCAGGCGATGACGGATGCGGGCATGCAACCACTCCCTGGCGAGGTCGAAAACACCTATCGGCTCCTCACGGATGCCGATATCAGCGTTGCCGACCGGACGCGAACCCGACGACGCCTCGAACGTGAGGACGTCGGGATCGAACGCATCGAACGCGACTTCGTCACCTATCAGGCTATTCGAACGTATCTCACGGAGTATCGGGGGGCCGAGCACACCACCGACGATCGGCCGCGCACGGACGTCGAAGCCGAGAACATGCAACGTATCCGTGGTCGGACACTGACGGTTACCGAGGGGAAACTCGATCAGCTCGAGAAGGGGGACCACATCACGCTGGGCGAGCCTCGAGTGTTCGTCGACATCAGCGTCCTGTGTGAGGACTGTGGAAGCCGGTACGAGATCGGCGAACTCCTGGAGCGGGGGGGCTGCGACTGCGACCCGTAA
- a CDS encoding thiolase C-terminal domain-containing protein has product MSGAHIIAVGASPLGKTDLPGRDLFSRALAEAFEGLPDPAEVVDGLYVGAQSERYENQIMQGTLMAEWAGLRNVPAERVEACAAAGALALKNAVRDVRAGVHDAVLACGVEKMTAGGTEGATNALGAAFERALEQRSGITAPATYALLARRYLHETDATERDLGKIAVKNHGNAADNPRAMFQQAVDIETVMDAPAVAPPLKLYDCAPVTDGAAAVVVANDEVAADLRSRSDAIHVAGVGSAANNLAVAERDLTFVEGANVAASTAYEDAGVDAADIDVAEVHDAFTVCEALLAEAAEFAPEGRGIETVEEPEDRSAGWTDVRINTSGGLKARGHPIGATGLLQAVEAYEQLTGRAGERQVADADTALLINEGGVADAHTVAHVLTAQ; this is encoded by the coding sequence ATGTCAGGAGCACACATCATAGCGGTCGGTGCCTCTCCGCTGGGCAAGACAGATCTGCCCGGCCGCGACCTGTTCTCGAGGGCGCTGGCCGAGGCGTTCGAGGGATTGCCCGATCCGGCCGAGGTCGTCGACGGGCTGTACGTCGGCGCCCAGTCCGAACGGTACGAGAATCAGATCATGCAGGGCACACTCATGGCCGAATGGGCAGGTCTGCGGAACGTCCCCGCAGAGCGTGTCGAGGCGTGTGCGGCCGCCGGTGCACTCGCGCTCAAGAACGCAGTCCGAGACGTTCGGGCGGGCGTCCACGACGCGGTGCTGGCCTGTGGCGTGGAGAAGATGACCGCCGGCGGGACCGAAGGTGCCACGAACGCGCTCGGTGCCGCCTTCGAGCGGGCGTTAGAACAGCGCTCCGGGATCACCGCGCCCGCCACGTACGCCCTGCTCGCACGGCGATATCTCCACGAAACGGACGCGACGGAACGAGACCTGGGGAAGATCGCCGTAAAGAACCACGGGAACGCGGCGGACAACCCACGGGCGATGTTCCAGCAAGCAGTCGATATCGAGACGGTCATGGACGCTCCCGCCGTCGCTCCGCCACTCAAACTGTACGACTGTGCGCCGGTTACCGACGGTGCCGCGGCCGTCGTCGTCGCGAACGACGAGGTGGCGGCCGACCTGCGAAGCCGTTCCGACGCGATCCACGTGGCTGGCGTCGGATCCGCGGCCAACAACCTCGCGGTCGCGGAGCGGGACCTGACGTTCGTCGAGGGCGCGAACGTCGCCGCCTCGACCGCATACGAGGACGCCGGTGTGGACGCCGCGGATATCGACGTCGCGGAAGTCCACGACGCCTTCACCGTCTGTGAGGCACTGCTGGCCGAGGCTGCCGAGTTCGCTCCCGAGGGTCGCGGAATCGAGACCGTCGAGGAACCCGAGGACCGGTCGGCGGGCTGGACCGACGTCCGGATCAACACCAGCGGCGGACTGAAGGCCCGTGGGCACCCGATCGGGGCGACCGGACTGTTGCAGGCGGTCGAAGCCTACGAACAACTCACCGGACGAGCCGGAGAGCGCCAGGTGGCCGACGCCGACACCGCGCTGCTCATCAACGAGGGTGGCGTCGCAGATGCACATACCGTGGCCCACGTCCTGACTGCACAATGA
- a CDS encoding cytochrome c biogenesis CcdA family protein, translating into MIGTPALGALGFAASAGVATFFAPCAFPLLPGYVGYYLRENDPETGMLPPALAAAGGSLGTLTLIAALVIAGGRPVTAALPALEPVVGLGLIAFGVVTLFDRGPELRVAFPKRPTSVTGFGVFGAVYAVAAAGCVVPLFLGVVTQALTVSPRLRVLVLTVYALGVTLPLVGVTLLAGVGVDSWRSLGNYSQRIQQIAAGVMILAGCGQVYLAVFELGVWI; encoded by the coding sequence GTGATCGGAACCCCCGCGCTCGGAGCACTCGGCTTCGCCGCGAGCGCCGGCGTCGCGACGTTCTTCGCACCCTGTGCGTTTCCGCTTCTTCCAGGTTACGTCGGGTATTACCTGCGCGAGAACGACCCGGAGACGGGGATGCTTCCGCCGGCGCTCGCTGCTGCCGGCGGGTCTCTCGGGACGCTTACACTCATCGCCGCGCTCGTTATCGCGGGTGGCCGACCGGTAACGGCTGCGCTCCCGGCACTCGAACCGGTCGTCGGGCTCGGGTTGATCGCGTTCGGTGTCGTGACGCTTTTCGATCGGGGACCGGAGCTTCGCGTCGCCTTCCCGAAGCGACCCACATCGGTAACTGGATTCGGTGTCTTCGGCGCTGTGTACGCAGTCGCCGCAGCGGGGTGCGTGGTGCCACTGTTTTTGGGCGTGGTAACGCAAGCGCTCACTGTCTCGCCCCGATTGCGTGTCCTTGTCTTGACAGTGTACGCCCTCGGGGTGACGCTTCCGCTGGTCGGAGTGACGCTCCTCGCCGGAGTCGGCGTCGACTCTTGGCGCTCGCTGGGCAACTACTCGCAACGGATACAACAGATTGCGGCCGGAGTGATGATACTAGCCGGTTGTGGGCAGGTCTACCTCGCAGTGTTCGAGTTAGGTGTGTGGATTTGA
- a CDS encoding helix-turn-helix domain-containing protein encodes MAVIVELTIPADVFELGQILQVEGSTEITVETMVPLGGRPIPFVRIHNGTRDEFEGAVREHPSVNKIQLINSHEGELLYALDWELSKDSLLQTVLDLRGVLLNATGTAETWSFEFRFPTHEALSEFQAHYIEQNIQVSIKHIYNPTRPDAGPWFGLTPLQRETLTYAVESGYYSLPREVSTQDLGEHFDISDQAATERLRRGISTLVSNTLLVDPEND; translated from the coding sequence GTGGCAGTTATCGTTGAGTTGACTATTCCAGCCGATGTATTCGAGTTGGGGCAGATCCTTCAGGTGGAAGGATCAACCGAAATCACGGTTGAAACGATGGTCCCGTTAGGGGGGAGACCGATACCGTTTGTTCGAATTCACAACGGCACTCGAGACGAGTTCGAAGGCGCGGTTCGAGAGCACCCGTCGGTTAACAAGATTCAACTGATCAACTCACACGAGGGAGAACTGCTGTACGCACTAGACTGGGAGCTGTCGAAGGACTCACTGTTGCAGACAGTTCTCGATCTGAGGGGAGTCTTGTTGAACGCGACCGGCACCGCCGAGACGTGGAGTTTCGAATTCAGATTCCCGACACACGAGGCGCTCTCGGAGTTCCAAGCTCACTACATCGAACAGAACATCCAGGTATCGATCAAGCATATATACAATCCCACGAGGCCTGACGCCGGCCCTTGGTTCGGGTTGACGCCACTACAGCGCGAAACGCTCACATACGCAGTGGAGTCAGGATACTATTCGTTGCCGCGAGAAGTATCGACGCAGGACCTCGGGGAACATTTCGATATTTCGGACCAAGCAGCCACCGAACGGCTCCGCCGGGGGATCTCTACGTTGGTGTCGAATACCCTATTGGTCGATCCGGAAAACGACTGA
- a CDS encoding redoxin domain-containing protein, with protein sequence MVVLVWYPFDFSPVCPDVLRRFRDAEWLSVTDVVGALGISRDPCSAHKRFIQEYEISSTSDRYCGRDHRTVRSRARRVG encoded by the coding sequence GTGGTCGTACTCGTGTGGTATCCCTTCGACTTCAGTCCCGTCTGTCCCGACGTCCTCCGTCGGTTCCGGGATGCCGAATGGCTCTCTGTGACGGACGTGGTCGGAGCCCTCGGGATTTCCCGGGATCCGTGTTCCGCTCACAAACGGTTCATTCAGGAGTACGAGATCTCGTCCACGTCTGACCGATACTGTGGCCGAGATCATCGAACAGTTCGATCTCGTGCACGAAGAGTTGGATAA